CTCTCATCTGCTCTGGTATATGGTGTTCGATGTTCAATACAGTACCAGGGTAATGCAGTAAAATAGCACTCAAAAGATCGGCATTGACCACATCCAGACCCGATAAGGCTTCATCAACAAACAAAATCTCTTTCTCTTGTAACAAGGCACGTGCAACTTCAAGCCTACGTTGTTCACCATTTGACAACTGAATCCCTTCCTTACCTAACAAGGTATCCAAGATTGCTAAGTCAGCAAATTTTTCTAAGCCTACTTGTCCTAAAACCTCCAACAAACGGCTGTCTTCCATCGGAAAACCAAGTGTTAGATTAAACCGTAGGGTATCAGTAAAGACAAAAGAATTTTGGTCAATCACAGCAATATGCTCATAGACACTCTCTTCCTTATCCTCTCGACCAATCCGTACTGTACCATCTAAAGCAGGAATCTCTCCAAGCAAGGTTTTGAATAAGGTTGATTTCCCAGTTCCTGAGCCACCTGTCACCAGTACCTTCTCCCCTTGCTGTATAAATAGATTGAGACCTTTTAACAAGACAGTAGAATCATAACCAATTGCTAGGTCTTTTGTCTCAATCTCCCCTTGCTTCATCTTTTTAGTTGGTAGAGCTTTTTCATCACTTAAGCCATAAGCTTGGCTATTCAATTGAATCGCTTCAAGTAAAGGCAAAGCTCCTAGTATTTCGTTAACATAATAGATTGCTGAAATAAGTGGGGTCACAACTCGGTCAGAAGCCATACAAACCGAAAGTAAGACACCAAAGATCAGTTCCCCTGTACTAATCAGATAAACTCCATAGAAAAATCCAACAAGTATCGAGAGATTATAGAGCAGACTGACAAAGAAGGAAGAAACTGCCTGCCTAAAATTCATACTAAAATAACTACTCTCCATAGTGGCTAAGAGCTCTCCATTTTTGGATAGAATATTTCCAATCGCTTTAAAGCGTACCAATAACCAACGCGA
This region of Streptococcus suis genomic DNA includes:
- a CDS encoding ATP-binding cassette domain-containing protein, producing the protein MKHLITLISKFKFLFLGCLLSSFLFAFDGILSPYVMGELSVKMEQGNLASVVSLIVFWGLGLVGLLLAQLAYNFLKGKFLQKTSVFLRTAILQSSFQKDQLDLAPTSFLTKSLSDVPLIQEKVITASIQLCYCLAQGALAFTFVLSQNWKLGLVFIGFGILPTLVPKITAKWIKNGTTTWQVNNQAYVLSLEESFSSRWLLVRFKAIGNILSKNGELLATMESSYFSMNFRQAVSSFFVSLLYNLSILVGFFYGVYLISTGELIFGVLLSVCMASDRVVTPLISAIYYVNEILGALPLLEAIQLNSQAYGLSDEKALPTKKMKQGEIETKDLAIGYDSTVLLKGLNLFIQQGEKVLVTGGSGTGKSTLFKTLLGEIPALDGTVRIGREDKEESVYEHIAVIDQNSFVFTDTLRFNLTLGFPMEDSRLLEVLGQVGLEKFADLAILDTLLGKEGIQLSNGEQRRLEVARALLQEKEILFVDEALSGLDVVNADLLSAILLHYPGTVLNIEHHIPEQMRASYTQVINLNNYC